From Catenulispora sp. EB89, one genomic window encodes:
- the pstA gene encoding phosphate ABC transporter permease PstA: MTATVEDVEGFEDFENLEGLEGLEGLEAQDANETTIPPEPPESPESPDSTGDGAPPERRRRVRRLKPDALFALLGAAAAAVSLTDLISDWFAPFSGPLGFVVVCYPLFLACYAILVWIDESGPILRDRVMAVVTHSIALLVACVLVLIVGFPILGGLKSLTHLNFYTQDLRVAGPVQPISIGGVRHAVVGTVEQITITLAITVPLGIACAVFMNESPGRLANLVRTVAAATTALPSIVAGLFVFALLILEFGLPKSGLAAALALSIMTLPIIIRASDVVLRLVPGHLKEASYALGASRWRTALRVTIPTARSGLATAVILGAARGIGETSPVLLTAGYTQYTNYDPRRGPQTSLPLATFKLVTSGQPNYITRGYGAAALLMLLVLVLFVAARAVGGKGAGQLNRRQRRRRTVASRRVQARFLERRGGLGASDFEASGLAAIGFAPNDAVPTGPIPNDAVPNNAVPHNATPTDPSERPS; the protein is encoded by the coding sequence ATGACCGCCACCGTCGAGGACGTCGAAGGCTTCGAGGACTTCGAGAACTTAGAGGGCTTGGAGGGCTTGGAGGGCTTGGAGGCGCAGGACGCCAACGAGACCACCATCCCGCCGGAACCGCCGGAATCCCCGGAATCCCCGGATTCAACGGGGGACGGCGCCCCGCCCGAACGCCGCCGCCGCGTCCGCCGCCTGAAACCCGACGCCCTGTTCGCCCTGCTCGGCGCCGCCGCCGCAGCCGTGAGCCTGACCGACCTGATCAGCGACTGGTTCGCGCCGTTCTCCGGGCCGCTCGGCTTCGTCGTCGTGTGCTATCCGCTGTTCCTGGCCTGCTACGCGATCCTGGTGTGGATCGACGAGAGCGGCCCGATCCTGCGCGACCGCGTGATGGCGGTGGTGACGCACTCGATCGCGCTCCTCGTGGCCTGCGTCCTGGTGCTGATCGTCGGCTTCCCGATCCTGGGCGGCCTGAAGTCCCTGACCCACCTGAACTTCTACACGCAGGACCTGCGGGTGGCCGGCCCGGTGCAGCCGATCTCGATCGGCGGCGTCCGGCACGCGGTGGTCGGCACGGTCGAGCAGATCACGATCACCCTGGCCATCACGGTCCCGCTCGGCATCGCCTGCGCGGTGTTCATGAACGAGTCCCCCGGCCGGCTGGCGAACCTGGTCCGGACGGTCGCCGCGGCGACCACCGCGCTGCCCTCGATCGTCGCCGGCCTGTTCGTCTTCGCGCTGCTCATCCTCGAGTTCGGACTCCCCAAGTCCGGGCTGGCCGCGGCGCTCGCGCTGAGCATCATGACGCTGCCGATCATCATCCGCGCCTCCGACGTCGTGCTCCGTCTGGTACCCGGCCACCTGAAGGAGGCCTCCTACGCCCTGGGGGCCAGCCGCTGGCGGACCGCGCTGCGGGTCACCATCCCGACGGCGCGCTCGGGACTGGCCACGGCGGTGATCCTGGGGGCGGCCCGCGGCATCGGCGAGACCTCGCCGGTGCTGCTGACCGCGGGCTACACGCAGTACACGAACTACGACCCGCGCCGGGGCCCGCAGACCTCGCTGCCGCTGGCGACGTTCAAACTCGTCACCTCCGGCCAGCCGAACTACATCACGCGCGGGTACGGGGCGGCGGCACTGCTGATGCTGCTCGTCCTGGTGCTGTTCGTGGCCGCGCGGGCGGTCGGCGGCAAGGGCGCGGGACAGCTGAACAGGCGGCAGCGCAGGCGCCGGACCGTCGCGTCCAGGCGGGTCCAGGCGCGGTTCCTGGAGCGCCGGGGCGGCCTCGGGGCGAGCGACTTCGAGGCGTCCGGACTCGCGGCGATCGGCTTCGCGCCGAACGACGCCGTGCCCACCGGCCCCATACCGAACGACGCTGTGCCGAACAACGCCGTGCCTCACAACGCCACACCGACCGACCCCTCGGAGCGCCCTTCATGA
- the pstC gene encoding phosphate ABC transporter permease subunit PstC, whose amino-acid sequence MTEQSIPAAETVVVDLPPVTGTEPPRAVRLRARGGDRVFLTVLAGSGILVLTVIAVIGGFLGTRASQALRVAGTGFLTTAAWSPGNGTGGASKFGVAGILTGTILIGLVAIVIAVPLAFGTALYISEYAPPRLQPLFTSLIDLMAAVPSVVYGLWGFLFLEHRAVGVAHWMATYLGWIPGFHVTGARVRDPLAPLTVYTASTFIAGIVVGLMITPIVSSLMRESFSQAPLGEREGAYALGATKWGMIRTVVLPFGRGGVIGGAMLGLGRALGETIAVYMIISLVFRIQPHLLQAGASSVAALIAAHYGTATPFELSALMAAGLVLFLLTLVINLAASAIIARSRSGRDSG is encoded by the coding sequence ATGACGGAACAATCCATCCCGGCGGCCGAGACGGTAGTCGTCGACCTGCCGCCGGTGACGGGCACGGAACCGCCGCGCGCCGTGCGTCTGCGCGCGCGGGGCGGGGACCGGGTCTTCCTCACCGTCCTGGCCGGCAGCGGGATCCTGGTCCTGACCGTCATCGCCGTCATCGGCGGCTTCCTGGGTACCCGGGCCTCGCAGGCGCTGCGGGTGGCCGGGACCGGCTTCCTCACCACCGCCGCGTGGTCGCCGGGGAACGGCACCGGCGGCGCGTCCAAGTTCGGGGTGGCCGGGATCCTCACCGGGACGATCCTCATCGGGCTGGTCGCGATCGTCATCGCGGTGCCGCTGGCCTTCGGGACGGCGCTCTACATCTCCGAGTACGCCCCGCCCCGGCTGCAGCCGCTGTTCACCAGCCTCATCGACCTGATGGCCGCGGTGCCCAGCGTGGTCTACGGCCTGTGGGGCTTCCTGTTCCTGGAGCACCGGGCGGTCGGGGTCGCGCACTGGATGGCGACCTATCTGGGCTGGATCCCGGGGTTCCACGTCACCGGCGCCCGGGTCCGCGACCCGCTGGCGCCACTCACCGTCTACACCGCCTCGACCTTCATCGCCGGCATCGTGGTCGGGCTGATGATCACCCCGATCGTCAGCTCCCTGATGCGCGAGTCGTTCTCGCAGGCCCCGCTGGGCGAGCGCGAGGGCGCCTACGCCCTCGGCGCCACCAAGTGGGGCATGATCCGCACGGTCGTGCTGCCGTTCGGCCGGGGCGGCGTGATCGGCGGCGCGATGCTGGGCCTGGGCCGGGCGCTCGGCGAGACGATCGCGGTGTACATGATCATCTCGCTGGTGTTCCGGATCCAGCCGCACCTCCTGCAAGCCGGGGCCAGCTCGGTGGCGGCGCTGATCGCCGCGCACTACGGCACGGCGACGCCCTTCGAACTGTCCGCACTCATGGCCGCCGGCCTGGTGCTGTTCCTGCTCACCCTGGTCATCAACCTGGCCGCGTCGGCGATCATCGCGCGCAGCCGGTCCGGAAGGGACAGCGGCTGA